AATCTTCTCCTCGGCTCCCGGCTTTCCTCGGAGCCTCAGGAAGCGGCCGGAACCGGACTAACAGTAGAAGAGCGAGGGGCCTGTCAACCTCGAGAGCTGCCATAGGGTCGGGTGTCCTGGCGCGGTGGAAAGCGTCTTTGAGGCCGCCGCCTGGCAGTCAACGCGAGGTTTTGTAGAGTCGTGTCCAGTAAGCTGGAACCGGAATCGGCTATGGTCAGGCCCCAGGATCCGAATCAGGGACACGGATCTGAGACTTCTCTTGTCAGCCACCGGATTAGAATCCACTGGCAGGGTGTAGACTTTCCCAagagataataaaaatgtttccattttattggctaaaatgtttccatttagCCACAAGAGTCCACAGGTAATAGTCCAGCAAGTGATGAGCAGCTGTTAGTGATTGTAGGAGGGAAGAGGCAACCTCCATCGCAGCCGACTTCGCCCACACAGAGTTCTTGCTTGGGGCCGAATGTCATGTTGCCCATTGTTCACTCCACTgcccaggagggaggcaggaacgTCGCTTGTGAGGCGATTCCATTTTCGGAAAGTGCTTTCTACTTAAAGATACTGCTGTCCTGTACAGTTGACTGACTTTTCCACTTGATGCAATgcgtctgtaatttttttttttccccccatggaaTTGCTGGCCATGTGTGATCTAGGACTAAGTTCTCATTCAGCAGTTTGGATTTGTTTTATAACCCTTCTTGCCAGATCCGGGCCAGGGAGGTTTGGCAGACAATGAACTTAAAATTTAGGTAAATCACCTCGGTTTTATCAGCCTGGGTACTGCACAGACTGGTTCTGTATCTTACACGGTGAGTATATTCAGCTCTTCTTAGTGCACCCATGTCTCATTTCTCTGACACATAGTCTCTAACCTGATCTTAGCTCAGAGGCAAGAACATAAGTACATATACAGGTAAGAACAAAAATACCTAGCAAATTCTCCCACCATTTGAGTGATTAATAAAAAGCaaacctttcatttattttctagcacctgaaaatgtctttaaactTTTCCATTAAAGTATGCATAGATGAATGTGCAGACCAAAATAAAGGCatcaaaatattatattttaaaatgagtcaagATTAAATGTGATCTCCTCCTTTTTAAAGCATATTGCAGTATTCCAAGTTCATATCCTTATAAAGCTACCTGAGAGAACTAGGCAAAATAGcagttctcttctctctggaatcTCAATTCCAGTTGTGAATTTCTCTCACCCTCCAAATCAACATGcagtaaataaatattctaagCACCTGGAAGTGGGAGAGGTGGTGCAGATGCAGGGGGAAGAGCAAACCCAATGCCATAAGTTGCATACCAACAAATCTGGATATTATCATGAATAATTAGCttttccacatgccttggaagTTTCAGCAAGCACCTAGGGAACATTTTAAGAATCCTAATCTCTCTCAAGAAAtgggcagcttttttttttttaaagatcattccTCACTTTCTCTTAGCCTTTCAGCTACATAGCTAGTCCGTTAACTTAagagattttaaataaatgccaggggaaaggaaaaggaaaactatatGACCAAGTAAATCTGTATCTAATTAGGACAAACTGGATGACTAGGGTGTTGTCAGCTGATAAAAATTATCCTCAGCTAAGGATCCTTAAGGTCTGATTACAGAAGTGAACCTAGCCCACCCACACACCTAAAGTTTATTTAAGAGATCAACCGAGGCGCTTCCTGGTTTTTAGGAAGAAGACTGGTATGGGGAAATGTGTTCCTTGCTAATTCTTCCAAGCCATGGCACTTCCCAACAAATTCTTCCTTTGGTTTTGCTGCTTTGCCTGGCTCTGTTTTCCTATCAGCCTTGATTCTCAGCCTTCTAGGGGAGAAGCTCAGATTGTAGCTAGAACTGCATTGGAATCTGAGGCTGAGACTTGGTCCTTGCTGAAGCATCTAGATGGGAGACACAGACCTGgtctcctttcccctctcttaAAGGTTCTGTATGATGGGCACGGGGGACACCCCAGGCTGCAGCCAGATGACAGAGCTTTGCGCTACATGAAGAGGCTCTATAAGACATACGCTACCAAGGAGGGGACCCCTAAATCCAACAGAAGCCACCTCTACAACACTGTTCGGCTCTTCACCCCCTGTGCTCAGCAAAAGCAGGCTCCTGGGGACCAGGCGACAGGTGTGTGGGAGCAGATTGGTTAACGggtggagggaagaagaaagaccTTTTGCATTTCAGTTACAAAAGGAGTTGGCCCTTGCTCCTTGACTTGCATTTTACTTTGCATGGTACTCAATATCCAAATCCAAACAAACCTGGTACTTGATCTTACTGTTTATTCCTAATGCCCTCATGGGTTGATGTAGGTTAAATCTCCTGCTAGAGGAGATTTAATGGCCCTAAAGCCTGGGGAGAGTGCTGCTGCAGGTTAGCAtcttgtccagggtcacaaaatcaggactggaaaagacatttttacttcattgtatattcttttctaGTCTACCAATGTTGGCCTGGACATGAACCTACAGTACCTCTTTCAGCTGTTGGTGTGCTTTAGTAAACAGGATGTTTTCCCCACATTTGTTGCTTTCTGTGAGAGGAAAGCTTAAATCCTTATGTGGAACTCTAGATCCATACAAGGACAATGTGTTAGTCAACAatcttgtgtgtgtgagagagatagGAGCAGTGCtatttaacaaaggaaaaaaaattatattcattagcTCGAGACTTACAGAAAACCCTTCTAACCCAGCAGCAGGTCATTTGTGGCTATCTTaaaccctttctccttccttgatGTCCTGTTTTGTTACAGTGGGTTTAGAGCTTCCATTTGTTGTCAGTCTCAAGTGTTCCAAATTAACTTAGACAagtactttttctttattgattctgCTGGTAAGAACTTAGAATGTTATCTTAACAAGCCTGGCAAGTGTCTTTTGATAGTTTTCTTCTTAAAGACTTTCCAAGAGAAGGATACTGCCTTCCTTTTTAGCTTCCTCTTTGTTTGGAGCAAGTTATTAAGAttctaaaacttcaaaatataatGATTCCCTCTTTTAATTCACCACCAAAGCTATTCTGAATTTCTGGTGATCCAGCAGTAAGTGCTGGGACTTAGATATGATACAGAAAACTTGCCTTTTCTTTATAACCTCTATCCCATCCTGACTTTTAAGGCTTGAGAAAGTGGGGGGAAAAGGAACAGAAGCACATACTGAGGTACTGATTCATTGATTTGACTTCCTGTTACATATGGCATTACTGTTGGATTGTTTTTCTTCTCAGGAACCCTTCCATCAGTGGACCTGCTGTTTAACCTGGACCGTGTTACTGTTGTGGAACATTTATTCAAGTCAGTCTTGCTATATACTTTCAACAACtccatttcttttccctttcctgttAAATGTGTATGCAACCTGGTGATAAAAGAGCCAGAGTTTTCTAGCAAGACTCTCCCTAGAGCGCCATACTCATTTACCTTTAACTCACAgtttgaatttagaaaaaaatacaaatggattGAGATTGATGTGACAGCTCCTCTTGAACCTCTGGTGGCCTCCCACAAGAGGAATATTCACATGTCTGTAAATTTTACATGTGTGAAAGACCAGCTGCAGCATCGTTCAGCACAGGACAGCCTGTTTAACATGACTCTTCTCGTAGCGCCCTCACTGCTTTTATATCTGAACGACACAAGTGCTCAGGCTTTTCACAGGTGGCATTCCCTCCACCCTAAAAAGAGGCCTTCACAGGGTCCTGACCAGAAGAGAGGGCTGTCTGCCTATCCCATGGGAGAAGAAGCTGCTGAGGGTGTAAGATCGTCCCGTCACCGGAGAGACCAGGAGAGTGTCAGCTCTGAATTGAAGAAGCCTCTGGTTCCAGCTTCATTGAATCTGAGTGAATATTTCAAACAGTTTCTTTTTCCCCAGAATGAATGTGAGCTCCATGACTTTAGACTTAGCTTTAGTCAGCTGAAGTGGGATAACTGGATTGTGGCCCCACACAAATACAACCCTAGATACTGTAAAGGGGACTGTCCCAGGGCGGTCGGACATCGGTATGGCTCTCCGGTTCACACCATGGTGCAGAACATCATCCATGAGAAACTTGACTCCTCAGTGCCGAGACCATCCTGTGTACCTGCCAAGTACAGTCCTTTGAGTGTTTTGGCCATCGAGCCTGATGGCTCAATCGCTTATAAAGAATATGAAGATATGATAGCCACTAAGTGTACCTGTCGTTAACACAGACTCCTGTCAAGTAAAACCGTGAGTGTCCTGGCCAATGTAAATGCCGTACACCTGTCTATGCCTTTGGGAGGAAGTTTCTTGTGTCAAATATCTGACTGTACTCCAGTGTGTTGTGTAAGGAGGAGCCTGTGTAGATCAGCATATTCTGTGGCATCTATCAATGTAAAGGGGTAACAGCTGCCTTCCTCATGGCCAAATGtttaaatgaaatgtatttcttttggagaactttaaattttttcccaagtgattcttttttctttttgtaggagttttctttttggtgtaagaaaataaaaaaactttaattaGCATGAATTTTGGGTGAAATTTGCAGTTCTAGACAACTCAGAGTGCTATAGTCTTACTTAATGGAGGAATAAATTCCTGTGAGTGGCATAAATTTTCTGTGTGTGGTTTTAATTAAAGATTTGCTTTTAAATGGTCATTTGAGAGGGAGAGGAAGTGTCTAAAAGCTAGTCTTTACTCAGTTTAACTTACTATCCCTTTTTCAGAGTTAAACTAACTCTCTACCTAAATTAGACTAGAAAGTATACAATATattgagcttccctagtggctcagtggtaaagaatctgcctgccaatgcagtagatgtagGTTCaaccactggagaaggagatggcaacccatcaagtgttcttgcctggcaagaaacctggcaggctgtatagcccatggggtcacaaaagagtcaggcatgacctagcaactaaacaacatacaCTATAACCAATTTCTGTTGTATTAATGATTGGTACTAACTCTGTGCCTTAGATGGCTTTATTTAAAGGAAACAGCCTTGCAAATTTTCCCAAGAAATTGCAgagtttaagatttttaaaacgtattttcttctctttatatttaaaactctGAACCTTTGGAAGGCGGTCAAGAAGCgttttttttcttagtttggtTTTGCTGCTTTCCCTCAGCTCCCATCACTCCACCCCTGCAGGTTTTTTCCAGGTGAATTTAACACTGTTAGCACTAAATTAAGCTGGCAGTGACTAGGTTATATTACAGAGCAGCCCTTGTTTGGATATGAGGGCTTTTATGTGGGTTTTCAGTAAATCCACCTTGAGAGAGACCTGGAGGCAGGGAGTCCAGGGCTGAGCAGTGATTTCTGTTTCAGAGTTTGTAAAACGCTCATCTACAAATCAAAAGTTCCTCCacaggacatccctggtggcccagtggttaagaatctgcctttcaaaaaaaaaaaaagaatctgcctttcaattcaggggacatgggttcgatccctggtctgggaactaagatcccacatgctgcagagcagctagtGTGTCACGTCCACAACTAGACAGAAGACAGAATGCTGCAACTgacccaacacagccataaataaataaatatttttaaaaaaagtacctCCAAGATGCAAGTACTTCTCATTCTTGTAAATTATCTTTGCTTGTTGCCTAGTGTCTAAAGAAGtcagctgggattttgatagagattgtgtTCAATCTGTAGATTAGTTTGGGGTGTATTGCCATCTTAACATCAAGACATCCAATCCATAGGTGTAGTGgatccatttatttagatcttcagctggtaaagaatctgcctgctatgtggttcaatccctgagttgggaagatcccctagagaagggaaaggctacccattccagtattctggcctggagaatttcatggactgtgttgtccatggggtcacaaagagtcggacacaactgagcgactttcacttaaaccactacaatatggtaaagtaattagcctccaattaaaataaattttaaaaaataaaaatgttttgtagttttcaaatacgttttgaactttatattattaaatttatttctaagtatttttatgctattgggaatgaaatatttatttttgagttgttTCCTAGTGTTATCTTGCATATACTTTATAAACCTGCACACGCTGTCATAAATGTTCTTATTGcctcatgatttttttccctccaaaaccctttctttcttttctttttctttttcagaaaaatggGACTGAAAACAAAAGCTTCAGGTGGCCCAGTTTCCAATAACTTTGCCATCTTGTTGTATAACTTGGAGTCATTATTCTTGGGTACATGAGGCTGCAAGTGTAAGAGAGAAATGGTGTTTtgttattctgttgtttttatagTCAGGCTACAAGTGATGGTGACAGGGTACAACTGAGCTTATTAAATCTCCCTTAATATGCTAAAGGGAGCCAGGAGAGTTGCCTGAGCCCACAAAGTGTGCAGTGGAAGCTGGGGATTGATATTCCAGGGTTGACGAGTAATAGTGGAAGCTTTTTGCCCCTAAGGTGGAATGGTTTGGAGTTGAATTATGTGCTGCAAAAGAGGTCCCCTGTTAAATGGCTTTTGTATTCAACTTTTTGTGCAGACTTTTTGAAGGCATAATGCCCTGAACCCTGAAGTTCTAGAAGATAGAAATCATCAGATTTCCATTTTAGTTGGAAACTTTCTTTCTGTATAAAGAAGCAAATTAAACATAGTTTGATGGGCAGATTGGCCCTTTGATATCATTTAGGCAGCAGCTCAATTCTTTGGGAAATTGAAAACTTTGTCTTACAAATCTCTGAAAACCATAACCTCTTTAAGGTTATTTATCAAAATATAGTTTACCCTTAAACAACACAAGGGTTAGAGGCGCTGACCCCTTGCATAGTCAAAAATCCAAATGTAGGGACTTCCCGGGGgtcctagtggttaagacttccactGCAGGTTCATCCTTGATCgggcaactaaagatctcacatatggcgaggccaaaaaaaaaaaaaattcacatgtaaCTTATGAGTCCCCACAAAATTTAACTACTAACAAACTGTTGACCAGAAGCCTTACCGATATCATGAACAATCAATCAACACATATTTTGTTAGCTATATgtgctatagggcttccctggtggctcagcggtaaagaacccacctgccaatgcagcagacccaggtttaatcccggaatcaggaagaccccctggagaaggaaatggcaacccactccagtattcttgcctgggaaatcccctggacaggtttggtgggctacagtccatgagagttgcaaaagagttggacacaacttagctactaaaaaacaaacaagaaaatgtaCTATATCCTGTATTCTTACAATAAAGTAActtagaggaaagaaagaaaaaaatctcccttAAGTATGGCTATTTTCAAATGGATCACATGAAATCTATCCACTTTAAGGATCCCTTATAATTCCCCAATCGCCCCAAACTGGCATTTATTTCCTTAAACAGGggaatttgttttgctttattgtttgtttgtttgtttgtttatcgtGGTTTAGTTCTGTGGCTGAGTATGGAATTTGGTCTGCAATCAGAAGGTTTTGAAAAAGGTGGGGGAGTTTGATGCAAGCTAAGTATTAGAGTCAATGCCAAAATTAGGAGTAGATAAATAGTTCAACTATATAGGTAAGTTCTAAAATTGTCTGACTTAGAACACTTTTGCGTAGTGTTTTGATGCTATAACTGAGTAACTGTAGTTTGAAGATATGTGAGCTTGGCTTCCTCCCATCCCCTTACGCTTTATTTGTAATTTAGTCTCTTTCATAGGACATCGTTAATATTCAGGGCTTATGTTTGCTAAATTTAAACTTCAAAGATTCTCCTCTACACAATTGAGGAGGATATACTAGTCTCCCAGCTGCCTCCTCCATATGAAACCTGTTTTTCTTCAGTTACTCTTATAAAAGCTgccaatttagaaaataaatgagaaaggacAACAGTGATTTAGATCTGGAAATTCAAGGATGAGGCTACATCTGCCTTAAATAGATGCATTCAGCTTTGGTATTTAGTCCAGATGAGATACGAGGTCACTTAATGTGATGAGTGCCTTAGTGTGCCAAGAAACAATGGGCCATGTCAGGAGCTCGGATCACCTTCAGCTCCGAGTTTCCTGCTCTTTATCGGTTTAAATCAACTCCTCTGTTACGTTGAATACTTGTTTTACTAGCCAGCTTCAAGCATAGCAGCTGCTCAAGTTGGTTCAGAACTCAATTTAGCCAATCTGTGGGAAAAATTAGTTACCTTTTCATGAGGTAAAGGATGTATTCATGGTTATttaagtgacaaaagaaaaatgctCAGGCAAAAGAACCTGGTTttttatatcaaaattttaaatagtcaATTTTAATTTGTAACTTTGGAGGGATTGTGACATAAAATGATAAttaaagtgaaattaaaacatttaaaatattctttagaatATTTAGAGGATGTAAATCCCCCCAAATATTTCTTAGGTATAAAGATTTCCTGGATGATTGATAGAGTAGAAAAGTATGCTGTTTTATACATTAACTGTTCtctaagaaggaaaaataaacacaaccaGGAGATTCAGACACTTCATCCTTAACCAGAAATGACAAGCCAAGTATGTTCTCTTTATGTGGTTAATTACTTCCAGATGGAGTTGTGCTTCCCAAACcctatatatattatacaatttTTGGAAACGGTCTTGATTTGTTAGTAAGACTAGGACTATTTCAATATTCATTTGAAGAACAGGATTTTGTAGATGGCCTGACAGTATTTCTCTCTCTTACCCTACTATGTAATACAACTTGTTTGGAAGAAATGAGTAATTAGATAAATGTGGATAAGAGTCAACTGTACATTTTGGACATCTCATTAGAATAAGTACCTTGTGAACAGTTTAGAGTCATTTGTAGAACTGTGTTTTGTGCTGGTGTCTTTCCACATTGAAGTGCTATGACTGGCAGTGTTAAGAGTTCACAGCCTGTGCCTGGATGTCATTTCAGTATTCTCAGAAATAATTAActcattgaataaatatttattgaacactgacTATGGGCTGGGTGCTGTGTGTGCTTAAGAACAGTTTGATGTCCTCAGCTTCACCTACCAGAAAAGGAGACATCCTTTATTCCCCTAAATTCCATCAGTGAGCATTCATCACTGCAGAATGTTCTGTGAAGGAATACATTTGGGTCAAGGGAAATGTTGAACCTAAAATCAATATAGTTTTTATCTCTGGATGGAATTAATGGTTCAGTATGTTTTCATctattcatctgtggatggacacttagtttccttccatatcttggcaactataaataatgctgctatgaacattgcagCGCATTTATTGTTTCAAATTAGTACTTTTGTTTCTGGTAGATATATACTCAGGAGCAGAATaactgggtcatatggtacttTGGAGCTTCTCCAGttgttcagcggtaaagaatctacctacaatgcaggagccacaggagatgtccgttcgatccctgggctgggaagatctcctggaggagggcatagtaacccactccagtattctagcctggagaatacaccatggacagaggagcctggcgggctactgtccatagggtcacaaacagtcggacgtgactgaactgactagCATGGTAGTTTTATGTTTAGTGTTTCTGTAAAACTTCATACacttttccacagcagctgcgccagtgagagttctcttttctctatatcctcaccaACGTTTctcatttgtgttctttttgacactagccattctgacagatgtgagatgatatctcattgtggttttaatttgcattgttGAGAATGTTATCAATAGCTgggggtttgtcatatatggcctttattatccTGTGAGGTATGTTCTTCTATACTTGTATACCCACTCTCTAGGgagtttttaaatttgtatttaccTTTGGTTatactggatcttcgttgctgtgcaggccTTTCTCTACTTTCAGGGGGCAAGGGCTGCtccctagttgcggtgtgcatgtttcttactgtggtggcttctcctgttgtggagcacgaTCTCCAGGGCactgggcttcaatagttgcagcttgtgggctcagcagttttgGCTCCCAGGCACTATAGCACAggcactcgggcttagttgctctgcggcaggAGAGATCTTCCcagaaagggaaagtcactcagtcgtgtatgactctttgtggatcccatggactatatagtccatggaattctccaggccaggatactgcagtgggtagctgttcccttctccaggggatctccccagaccagggactgaacccaagtcttctgcattgcaggcagattttttattatctgagccactaggaaatcAGCTATCAGTAagcatatattccctccctcttgagcctcccttccaccccatcccacccatctaggtcatcacagggcaccgagctgaattccctgtgctatttgGCTGCTTCCCAGTAGctatattttacacatggtagtgtatatatgtcaatgctactctctcaatttgtcccaccttctttccccgctgtgtccacaagtctgagAAACTTGGAGACTTTTAAACTACAATTttacttattcaataaatatttactgggcaCACCCTACATGTAAGGGACTCTTCCAGATGCTGATATGAGTGGTTAACAAGATAATCATGGCGCTTGAGCTCATGGAGTGTCTATTACATGGgaaagagacagacaataaacaattAAACAATACAAGTAGAGATATACAGGAACTTCTAGGCAGAACAAATGGATGTGAGAAGAAACTTACATTCCAAGAACAGAAAGAACTGGGTGTGACTGGCAAGTGGGAAAGGAGAATTGGGTAGAAGGCAAGTGGAGTGGGAGGAGATGAGACTGAAGAAGCAGACAGACCAGATGATGCAAGACCTTGTTGACCAGTGCAAGGGGATTGGACTTATATGTCTGGTTCAACAGGAAGCCCTTGAGAGTGTTTAATTGGGGGCCTGAAAGGGTTAGATTCATTGTTTTTTTAAGGTCATATCAGTATTCTATGAAGAGTTGTTTGACAGAGATGAGTCTGAAGCAGGGAGAACTTTGGGTTTTAGGGGGCTGTTGTCAtggtccaggtgagagatgatgctgACTTGGAATGTGGCAGTGGAGATGGGCATGCAAAGACATGAAGAAACATGGAATTTACTTTTGTGACCTCCATTTGTTACTTGACCTATCTCTCTGAGCTTGTAGGATGGCAGTCTTCTACTAAGAGAAGAAACTTAGGTTCTTATGGTGAAATGAAGAGCTAAAACTTGTCCTATTCCTTGGCTTCATATTCCCATCCATGTGAGCTGCctcttaattataattttttcattgttctgtttgttttcttcttgaattatttcttgagttttgtttctgttttttggggttttgCCTTTCACATTGGAGGCTTTTCTCAAATGTCTTTGGTCCATTTGTAAGTATAAGGCTCTAAAAAGCTGTTGGAAGCTCTGCATGGAAGGGTGAGATGTGTTAATTTATGGGCTCTTTAGTTTGAGGCTCCTCTGTTTCTTTAAGTTTTTGTGCAAAAAAATTATCCATCCTTCTGGTGGGAGAAAGATGGGTCAAAGATGTATCCTTAGCTGCTGGTAGTCTTAGAGCCCAGCAATGCAAAGGACTGTAAACTTTTACCTAATCCCTTTTTATTATAATACTGACTGCATCTCTTCCCCCAAAAACCTCCACAACACCTCTTTGTTTTAATTCTTCTGTCTGGAACTGTTTTGATTCAACTCTTAGATAaagtcagggcttccctcataactcagttggtaaagaatctgcctgaaatgcaggagaccccagttcgattcctgggtcaggaagatcccctggagaagggataggctacccactccagtattcttgggcttcccttgtggctcagatggtaaagagtatgcctgcgatgcaggagacctgggtttgatccctaggttgggaagatcccttggagaagggaaaggctacccactccaatattctgacctagagaattccatggactgcatagtccatggggtcgcaaagagtcaggcacaactgagtgactttcacttacataAAGTCAGCTCCTGGTTGCCTGCTGAGCTGGATAAGGAGTGGGCCTCTTTCTGCTTGGAATGGGGAGTATACACTGGGTCCGACTGTTCTATCTTCAGATTTGAGCAATATCCACTTAGTTGTAGCAGGTACTGCTGCcttccatggcatgtggcatcaTTTCCTGAGGTTCCCAGGATTCTATTCAGTGTCTCACCTAGCTTCTCAGTGACATCCCCACTCCCCACAGGTttagatttcctttttaattagcTCTGCTCACTCTTCTAGACAATTTTCAGTCCAAAACTTTGTTCACACATTTGTTGTGCTCTCTTCACCTGATCTTTGTCCTATGGGTATATTTAATAATCacttctaataaaaaaaaaaaaggcagaggaaccagagatcaaattgccaacattcactggatcatcgaaaaagcaagagagttccaggaaaacatctatttctgctttattgactatgccaaagcctttgactgtgtggatcacaataaactgtggaaaaattctgaaagagatgggaataccagaccacctgacctgcctcctgagaaacctgtatgcaggtcaggaagcaacagttagaactggacatggagcaacagacttgttccaaataggcaaaggagtacatcaaggctgtatgttgtcaccctgcttatttaacttatatgcagagtacatcacgagacacgctgggctggatgaagcacaagctggaattaagattgctgggagaaatatcaataacctcagat
This genomic window from Cervus canadensis isolate Bull #8, Minnesota chromosome 4, ASM1932006v1, whole genome shotgun sequence contains:
- the GDF9 gene encoding growth/differentiation factor 9 isoform X1, with the protein product MALPNKFFLWFCCFAWLCFPISLDSQPSRGEAQIVARTALESEAETWSLLKHLDGRHRPGLLSPLLKVLYDGHGGHPRLQPDDRALRYMKRLYKTYATKEGTPKSNRSHLYNTVRLFTPCAQQKQAPGDQATGTLPSVDLLFNLDRVTVVEHLFKSVLLYTFNNSISFPFPVKCVCNLVIKEPEFSSKTLPRAPYSFTFNSQFEFRKKYKWIEIDVTAPLEPLVASHKRNIHMSVNFTCVKDQLQHRSAQDSLFNMTLLVAPSLLLYLNDTSAQAFHRWHSLHPKKRPSQGPDQKRGLSAYPMGEEAAEGVRSSRHRRDQESVSSELKKPLVPASLNLSEYFKQFLFPQNECELHDFRLSFSQLKWDNWIVAPHKYNPRYCKGDCPRAVGHRYGSPVHTMVQNIIHEKLDSSVPRPSCVPAKYSPLSVLAIEPDGSIAYKEYEDMIATKCTCR
- the GDF9 gene encoding growth/differentiation factor 9 isoform X2 translates to MKRLYKTYATKEGTPKSNRSHLYNTVRLFTPCAQQKQAPGDQATGTLPSVDLLFNLDRVTVVEHLFKSVLLYTFNNSISFPFPVKCVCNLVIKEPEFSSKTLPRAPYSFTFNSQFEFRKKYKWIEIDVTAPLEPLVASHKRNIHMSVNFTCVKDQLQHRSAQDSLFNMTLLVAPSLLLYLNDTSAQAFHRWHSLHPKKRPSQGPDQKRGLSAYPMGEEAAEGVRSSRHRRDQESVSSELKKPLVPASLNLSEYFKQFLFPQNECELHDFRLSFSQLKWDNWIVAPHKYNPRYCKGDCPRAVGHRYGSPVHTMVQNIIHEKLDSSVPRPSCVPAKYSPLSVLAIEPDGSIAYKEYEDMIATKCTCR